From the Haladaptatus caseinilyticus genome, the window GTAACGGGATTGCTGGCACGACCGGCATCGACTACAATCAACTATCGAAGTACCTCCAGCGACTGTCACGACTTCGATTGGTCGACCAGCATGTCCCGGTGACCGAACAGAAAGAACGGAGCAAGCGAAGTCGCTATCGCATCCGCGACTACTTTTTCCGCTTCTGGTTCCACTTCGTCTACGGCACCGGTGACCGATACGACGAACTCGGAGATAACGCCTACGAGGCTGTAATCGAACCAGAGCTTCCGGACTTCGTCAGTCAGGTCTTCGAAGATCTCTGCTGTTCAGCCGTTCGGACACTCTATCCGGAGTACACAATTACAGAGAGGGGACAGTGGTGGTATGGTGAACACGAAATCGACGTCGTGGGGCTCACAAACGAAGAAACACTCATCACAGGCGAGTGCAAGTTCCAGCAATCGCCGCTTGGATACGACGCGTTCTCAAATCTTCTAAATCACGTCGAAGAACTGCGCTGGACACCAGCCAACGGAGGAGAGCGAACGCATGAGTACGCGCTGTTTTCACGGAGCGGGTTCAAGCCATCCGTGGAAGAAGCTGCCGCAGAGCGCGATAATCTCCGACTGTTCACGGTCGATGACGTCGTCACGGCACTCAAACGGTAGCACTATGTCCGACACCGCTCGTCATTGTTTTTTCGAGACGGTACATCTCTAGTATATGGTATTCATTTTCGACGCGCTCGATCTCATATGACTGAAATCGAGTGGACACCGAAAGCACTCGAACTTTTCGAGGAACTTGAAATCGAACCACAAGAACGGTTTGTCAAAAAACTCGACAAGGTAAAAGATCCCATCACCTGTGAGAGTCCTGCAGATACTCGGTACGAAGGAACGTGCAAACACCAGATTGGCGTTGCAATCCGAACTCCACACCTGCAAGCGGCGACAGACCATTCCCTTGTTGCAGACGGTGGAACACAAATTGAGAACAACCCTGAAGCCAATGCGGAAGACAGTGACTGTGACCAACCAGCGGACTGTGACTGTGATGGGCCTGGTGGATTTCCGTGTTGGCCCTGTGTGCGATCCGGGCGTCGCGATCTTCCTGACGAATAGTGTGAATCTGCACTTCTTGCAGGAAGATTTTATTGGCGCCGGCGATGGGTGCCGGCGCACAAATGAAGTGTTGTGTGATAGAGTCGTGTCGAACCAATGCGTCGGCGAGGTGACTGATATGCACCAGGTAATTTATGCACTCGTAGAAGCATCGACCGAAGAGACGGCACTTGCATGCGCAAAAGCGGCGTTCGACCGATTGGTTGGCGCTGGCCCCGACAATGCTGCCATCTTTGATTACTATGTGATGTTCGATGACGAGCGGTCGTCCGTTGCAGGAAAAGCTCGGTGGGGCGACCTTCCGGTCGTCGTACCAGTCGACTCCGAAGACGGAGCGGAACTCCTCGAGCGTGGTTGGCAGGCTACTAGGCAGGAGTTCGAACGGAATCTCGAACGAGTGAGAACGGCGGTCACTGAGTTCAGTGATGAGGAACTCATGCACGACAAAGATCTCGCCCGCCACGCTTGTTACAATCTCGGCGCGTATCGTGGCCCGTCGCTCTACCTGTACACTGAATTTGGCGATGCGATTCGCAATCGTGAACACCTCGATCATGTACTCAGTGCTGATGAGCAGGTGTGGATCATTCCGGCGGATGTCCACTACTAAGCAAACACCGCGAAGGAATCCTCCTCGCTCAGAGATTAACCAACAGTACGACTCTACTGCGATCGACGTTGGTTAAGTCGAGCAACGGTCCTCCTTCACGAGTGAAGCGACAAGAACGGTTTTTCACCCCTCAAAGGGTGCGGGGGCAGACAGAGACCTTCGCAGGATACACATGACTGAGCCTAACACAGTACCTGAGACAGACATCGAATCGGATCCAAATCGCGAGTCGTCAACCGAAACGGAGTACGTCGAACGAACTGATGTCGGCGTTTCACTCATACTGAGTACGATAATGGCCTCCATCTCGTCGATCAGACGATTCGAGACGTCGGTCTCGAGTTTTTGACTGCGACAGCAGATATCTCGCCACCGTCGATCTCAGAAGCGTATGTTCTCCCGCAGTTCGCGGGTATGGATTATGCATTCACTGCCATCGATGCGATCTATGTCTGGAACTGTGGTGGCTACCAAGTTGCTCGCGATCCGGAGGACTATCCGCTGTTCATTGCCGTCCACGAGTCCGAAGTCGACACCTGGACGGAATTTTTCGATCGATTCGGAATCCCAACTGCGAAGGAACGCCAGCCCGCCGATGACCTCAACGGCGCCATCCAGGTCGTCCTCGAACCACGGTCACAGATCGAGGCCGAGATGGTCGACGGACGACCCGTCATCTCACTCCAGGAAACCGTGACGTTCGCAAACGAGGACTACGCGACCTTTGAATCAGCACTCGACATGCTCGGACGGATGTACAACGACATCGACACTGATGCGAACTACCGCATGGACTGACTGGAATTCCCTACAGCTCTCTACAAAGGTTCAATCGTTGCAGCAGCACTCGTAAGACTGCTGACTGAAATTCTTCACGTGGTCATGGGTCGTCACGGAAAGACTGAACATCATTTCAGCTTGCTCAGCGGTTGCAACCGTATCGCGATAATACGCTGCCGATCGATTGTCAGTGTAGAGCGTCTGGAGACGGCGAGCCGTCTCCTCGGAGAAGACACCGAGTGCCGCGGCACGGTCGTAGGCTCGGGTATGGTTCTGAAAGTTGTCGATCGAGTCGTTCGATGCAGATAGGACATAGAATTCCAAGCTCCGCTCGATGGCTGCGAACGACATCTCGATGACGCTCGTATGGTAGCCATCGTGTTTACGGAGGGTACGGCATGCGTCGAGAAGACGGCACGCCTTTCGGAGCTGTATGACCGGCGGCTGATTCGCCTCCGGATCGAGGTTTTCTTCGTACTCGGGTGCGCCGGTCGTGTAGCCGCCAAATGCATCCTCAGCTCGATCAAGCGCGTCGAGAACCGACGATGAATCCTCAGGCATTGGTCAACACCTCCTCCTTGAGATTCCGGAGTGCCTCGCTCTCGTGGAGCGTGATCGCATCCGTGAAAATATCTGTGAGTCGGTCGGCATAGCCGTGGGCCGACTCAATTGACTCAACCATCACTTGGAACTCGTATCGCTCCCCGTCGAACCGTTCCTGTCCGAGTTCCGTTGCGATCTCGTTCGCCCGATGCTGCTCGCCGCGTGAATCTTCCACCAACACCCACAGATCAATATCGCTCTGCCTGTCCGCTTGTCCTCGGGCGACACTCCCGAAAACGAGGACACCTCGGACGTCGTCCAGTCCCGTGTGGAGTCGGTCGAGCGCCGTTCGGATAGGCTCGTGAAACTCCGACTGTGGAATCCGAAGGACTGGATCATCCGGCTTGGTTACTCTGGACCGATTGATACCGACTGGACGCCGATTGCCCTCGGCCTCTGCGGTCACGAGGCCGTTGTCCTCAAGAATATCGACGGCACTCTTGATGGAGTACGTCGAGTGTTCGGTGAGCCGACTCAATTCCCGAATTGTGAAAGTCTCGTATGGGTTATCGATGAGCAGTCGAAGGATATCGTTCGTGGCTTTATATCGAAACAACTCCGGATTCGGTGCCGGAACTGGAAGCTGGATAGCTCCCCCCTCATTCGACCTCGTGGTCTCGTCGTCCGAGCCATTCTGTTTTGCCATACCTAACACGTTTGCTCTGACAATACAATATTTAAAGTATCTTACGATGTACTACTGGGCAGGACAACTCCTCGTCAGAGAACACTGTTTGTCGTCGCCTTGAGGGCTCTGAGGCGAACTCCCAGTCGTGGCCCCAGTTGATTCAGCCGGCGGCGAGGAGCTTGTAGAACGTGGCTGGGAGGCAACCAGACAGGAGTTCGAACGGAATCTCGAACGAGTGAGAACGGCGGTCAACGAGTTCAGTGATGATGAGTTCATGCACGACAAAGATCTCGCTCGGTACGCCTGTTACAATCTTGGGGCGTATCGTGGGCCATCACTCTACCAGTACACCGAATTTGGCGACGCGATTCGCAATCAGGAACATCTTGAGCATGTACTCAATGCCGACGAGCAGCCGTGGATCATTCCGGCGGATGTCCACTATTAGTTGGTGAGAAATTGTTTCAATTTTCGTTCGAGACGGAAACGTACTTCTCTGTTACGTTACTTACCATACGCGTCGAGGAGATCCCACTCCTCGCGCATCAGTTCTCGAACGCCGTGGTCAAGTATCCCCTCACCGAGTGAGGTAGCCTGGTAGTACGAGTAGAGCCCGTCGCTGCCGGGTGTCTTCTGTTTTCGATTCTCGACGAGTCCTACATCGACGAGTGCATCGAGATGATAGTGGAGTGTGTTTGAGGGAAGGTCAAGGCTCCGTTCGAGTTCTTTTGCACTGTGAGCTCCTGTTTCGGTGAGAAAATGGAGAATTCGGAAGCGGGTTTCATTCCCGATAGCTCGCTGCATGGCTAGATACTGTTCGAGAGAGAGGAGACTGTGTTCCGGCAAGAGTCCTGCCAGATCATCCGCGTCGGGGGACGAACGATCGGTTTCAGCCATATTAAGTACTTACTCACACAGATGCATAAGTACTCGCTGACTCAGCACTTACAGAAAAACAGCCTATTTATATACTGACGCGAAATGGAAGTGTAATGCGCGACCGTCTACTCGAC encodes:
- a CDS encoding nucleotidyltransferase domain-containing protein, translated to MAKQNGSDDETTRSNEGGAIQLPVPAPNPELFRYKATNDILRLLIDNPYETFTIRELSRLTEHSTYSIKSAVDILEDNGLVTAEAEGNRRPVGINRSRVTKPDDPVLRIPQSEFHEPIRTALDRLHTGLDDVRGVLVFGSVARGQADRQSDIDLWVLVEDSRGEQHRANEIATELGQERFDGERYEFQVMVESIESAHGYADRLTDIFTDAITLHESEALRNLKEEVLTNA
- a CDS encoding ArsR/SmtB family transcription factor is translated as MAETDRSSPDADDLAGLLPEHSLLSLEQYLAMQRAIGNETRFRILHFLTETGAHSAKELERSLDLPSNTLHYHLDALVDVGLVENRKQKTPGSDGLYSYYQATSLGEGILDHGVRELMREEWDLLDAYGK
- a CDS encoding DNA-binding protein, coding for MPEDSSSVLDALDRAEDAFGGYTTGAPEYEENLDPEANQPPVIQLRKACRLLDACRTLRKHDGYHTSVIEMSFAAIERSLEFYVLSASNDSIDNFQNHTRAYDRAAALGVFSEETARRLQTLYTDNRSAAYYRDTVATAEQAEMMFSLSVTTHDHVKNFSQQSYECCCND